The following is a genomic window from Armatimonadota bacterium.
GCGCTCTACGGCCGCGTGGGGCATTTTGTCCACGACGTCATGCTCGAGTCCATCGGGCAGGTCGTCGGGCAGTACCTGCTCAGTCAGGGGTACGACGCCATGATCTTTCCGACCACGGGACTGCATCCTCGCGTCGAGGGGCTCACCGAGCAGGAGATCTGGGAAGGCCCGTCGCGGGAATGGGCGGACAAGTACTCCCCGCTGCGCCACACCTCCGGCCCGTTCTCGCATCGCCACGCGGCGACCCGGGCCGGCCTCGGCGAGTTCGGCTACAACAACCTCGTGCTGACCAGGGAGTTCGGCCCGCGGCAGCGCTTCAACTCAATCGTCACCGACGCCGAGTTGACTCCCGACCCGCTGATCGCGGAACCGATCTGCCTGCGCGACCGCTGCCGCCTGTGCCTCGACGCCTGCATCATGGCTTGCATCACCATGAGGGACGATCCGGCGGTGGTGGATTACCGCTCCGTCGAGAAAGACGACCGGGCGCGGATCTTCATAGACACGCCGGCCAGGACCGACGCGCCGCTGTGCCAGAGCCGGCGGCGCGACCGGGCCGATGCGCCGATCCGCGGCGACTGCGTCCGCATCTGCCCCATCCCACGCCCGCCCAAACACCTCCCCGCCCGCCTGCGCGAAATCGTGGAGCGGAGCAACTTCAACAGCGCTTGACCCCAATGGTGTTCCGCTAGGGCCGAACGGTTGTCATTCCGAGCGGAGCGAGGACTCTCGGCAAGGAATGCGCAACCACGCCGGAGGCCCTTCGCTCCGCCTTTGACTGCGCGAACCCCCACAACTTGGTGGCGCAACCGTCCCTTGGGCTCCGAAGCCTTGGCGAAGCTTGCGCGCCCAAGGCGTGGATGCTCGCTTGCGCAACCTCCTGGCCGCGAGGTCGCCGACCCCGCGAACCGTAGGGGCGGATGGTCTCATCGCCACTCATCCGCGGATTGGCCCCTTTGGCCGCCGAGCCGCTGACGGCCGCCGCTACGGGATCGCCGATCCGTGCCTCAGCCGGTCGAGGTAGTACAGCAGCGTCGGCGTGTTCCAGTAGCAGTTCGCGATCCAGTTCACCGACTTCTCCGCAATCGTCCGCTCGTACGCATCCCGCATGCTCGCCGCAAATGCCTCGTCACCGGTCAGTTCCCACGCGTAGCCCACCGCCGGCGCAATCAGCACGTTGTACCCGCTGTGCTTCCCGTAGTGCGGATTGTGCGAGTAGCCCAGGTAGTCACCCGGGCCCTCCGACCCCGTGTTGTCCTCCATGATGGATTCCGCCAGCCCGACCACCGCCTTCGCCGCGGCGACGTCCCCGCTCTGCCGGTAGTAGAGGTACAGCGGCTCCATCAACTGCGCGCACATCCACGGCACGTTGCCGCGGTAGTTGTAGTTGCCGTGCACCTCGGAGTAGCACCCGCGCCGCGCGTCAATCCGCGATAGCGCATCCCGCGCCAGCCGCCGCGCCGCCGCCAGGTACTTCGCATCCCCGGTCTCGTCATGCGCGCGCGTCAGGGTGATCAGCGCGCCCGCGTGATCCCGCACGGACCGGCTGCCGATGCCGGCATTCTCGCGCACGATGAAATCCGCCACGCCGAGAAACGCCGCCAGCGCGTCCGGATCACCGCTCAGCCGGTAGTACGTGTCCATCCCCTCCGCGCGCAGCATCGCCGACCACCACGAGCTGGTGTGGTTCGCGCCCGGCGCGTAGAGCACGCCCAGCCACTCCGGATGATCCGCCCGCCCGTGGCACGTGTCCACATCCATGCAGTGCAGGCATTGATCCTCGCCGCGGTCGAACCACCGCGCATCACCGCCGATCAGGTACTCGCTCAGCGTGCCCTGCATGATGTCGTAGTAGTTGTTGCGCCACGCCTCCGGGTTGCCCGTGTAGCCCGTCGCATCGGGGAAGTCGCGCATGCCGAGCGCCCCGTTGAGCACGGTCGGGCCGACCTCGCCGTAGGTCTGCTGCTGGTATGCGTGCAGCTCCGCGAACTCGCTCGCGCTGTGCGGAGCGGCGTGGCCCAAACCTCCCGAGGAGCAGAACCACTCCGACGAGGACAGCCTGGGCGGTCGCGCGAAGGCGTTGACGATGCCCGCGGCATCGGCGCGCGCCGCATCGGGAGGCAGGAACGCCAGAAGCACGTCGTGCCGCTTCGCCTCGCCCGGCACGGGCTCGTAGCATCCGCCCTCCGCGCCGCCCGCGAAGAGATCCACGCTCGTGCGCCCGCCCGCCGCGCGCAGCGACTTCGGGAACAGCTGCCAGAACCGGCGCACCGCGACGACGACCACCGCCTCATCACCCGCCGCCGCCGCCCAGCCCTGCGAATGCTCGCCACCGCCGACCTCCTGCGCGCCCTGCGTCACCGTGAAGCGATCCGCCGTCTCCTGCGTGATGGCGACCTCGTCCCCCGGCGCCAGCGGCTCGCAGTCGCCGCTCCACACCGCGCCCTCGCCGCGCGTTTCGAGCGTCAGCCCGAATCGCGTGATGCGCAGCGTCTCGTCGGTGTCGTTGAAGATGCGCAGGAAGACGCGCGCGAACGGCTGCCCCGCGTACGCGTGCAAGCGAAACACGAATCGCCCCAGGGCATCGTCGGCATCATCGCGCGCGACGAATCGCCCGGTCGCCTCAACCGTTGCGCGCACCGGCCCTCGCGCTTTCACCGCCACGCCGGCGACCTCGGGAACGTAACGCACATCGCCGCCTTCGCGCCGCGCGACGATCTCTCCGGTCAGCGGCCCGGCCACCCGCCGGCGCGATCCGGCGAACGCAATGCTGTCCATCAGGCGGCCGCGCTCGCCGCTCATTGCGATCGCAACCAAGCCGGTGTCAATGCGCACGCGGCCGGCCGACCGCCGCACCCGAACCACCTGCGCGGGCGTCGGCGCCGATCCTGCCTTCGATCCGAAGTGCACGCGCCACGGCTCCGCCGCGGCGCCTGCCGGCGCAATGAAATCGAGCAGCGCCCATCGCACGCTCCCATCGGCCCAGCGGTTCAACCTCGCGGCCTGCAGCGGCACGAGTCTCCCCGCCGGATCGCGCAGCGCGATGTGATCCAACTCCGTGACCCGCCCCGCCGGCAGCGGCACGCCGCAGGTCACCGGGAATCCCGTGGGCGGGATCGCGTCCGCCATTTCGAGCGTCAGCTTCGCCGGCCCGCGCCGCGCGGTGCCGAACGGCCGCAGCGGCCGGCGCTCCGCGTGGACCCGCTCGACCACGTCCTCCGACGGCCGCCGCTCGAAGCGAGCCAGCGCCTCGGCGCTCACCCGCCCCCGCAGCAGCGCCAGGTCGCCCCAATAGACGTGGGTCATGAACCGCGCGGGGTCGTCGGCCTTCTCGACGTGCGCCTCCGTGGAACCGATGTGGTGGAAGTCCTGCGGCAGCTTTGTCGCCGTCCCGACCTTGTCCAGCACGCGCAGCGCCAGGCGGAACGGCTCGCCCGGTTGGCAGTACGGCGTCAGGTCCACCTCGAAGCGCGTCTGCACCTGCGGCCCCTCCGCGTCCGCGACATCGCTCTCCCACACCACCTGCCCGTTTACCAGCACCTGCTTGAACCGGTGTCCCCCGAACCCCTCCCCGCCGAGCCAGTCGTCCGCCTTCGGCCGCCACTCGTCATTGACGTAATCATCGGCGCAGTAGAAGCGCACGCGATACGGCGGCTTCCAATCCGCGGGGATCATCGCCTCGCGCTCGATCATCCCGAAATCGCCGGCCCCCGCCGCCGCCCAGGGATGGGTGATGATGAACAGCGCGCGCCGGTCGGCGCGGCCTTCGTACTCGCCCTGGGCGGTGAAGGCCCACGAGCGCGCGTCCGTGACCTCCAGGGCCGCGATGTTGTTCGCCATGGATGTGCTCCCGGCGGCGCCCGCCGCGATGACCCAGGCCGCGCACGCCGCCGCTGCGATGAAAGATGTCCGGTGCAGAGTCGTGACCTCCGTGCTGCCCGTACTGCTTCGCCGCGCGGCGCTGCTCATCTTCTTGCGCGCCGCTCGTTGCGGTAGGATGCAGCCCGCTGCGAGCCGAAAAGACCGGGAAGCCCCGCGCGCCCTGGACCGGCGGGGCTTGCCGCGACGGGTTGTCCCGTCGCCCCTGCGCGATCCGGAAGAGGAGACGCCGTCATGCGAGTGCTCTACATTGACCTGGACTGCTGCCGCCCCGACCACCTGAGCTGCAACGGATACCCGCGCAGCACCAGCCCCAACCTCGACCGCATCGCGCAGCAAGGCGTGTCCTTCACTCGCTGCTACTGCGCCAACTCCCCGTGCGTCCCCTCGCGCGCCAGCCTGTTCTTCGGCCGCCACGGCTTCAACACCGGCGTCGTCGCCCACCACGGCCCCGGCGAGCTGTATCGCCATCACGATATCTACCGCTGCCACTGGCGCGACATGGAGCGCCCGATGCTCCCCATGCAGCTGTGGCAGCGCGGCATGAAAACCGTCAGCTTCAGTTGTTTCCACGACCGCCACAACGCCTGGTGGTTCACGGCGGGCTGGGAGCAGCTCCACACCTTCACGCGCAAGCGCGGCCAGGAGCGTGCCGACGAGGTCAACGCCGCCTTCCTGCCTTGGCTCCGCGCGCACGGCAGGGATGACAACTGGTTCGTCCATCTCCACTACTGGGACATCCACTCCTCGTACCGCCTGCCCGGCGACTGGCCGGAGAAGTTCCGCGGCCAGCCGGCGCCGGCGTGGCCGGATCAGGACACCATTGACGCCCATCAATCCTTCTATGGCCCGCGCTCCGCGGTTGACCTCTACACCGGCTACGAAGGCGGCCCCGGCAAGGGCCTGTCGCGCCCGGTGCCGTACATGCCCGACGCGATCCGCACGCGCGATGACTTCGCCCTGCTGGTTGACGGCTACGACGCGGCCATCGCATATGCGGACGACCACGTCGGCCAGGTGCTCGACCTGCTCGACGAGTTGGGCATCCTCGACGACACCGCCATCGTCGTCAGCGGCGACCACGGCGATTCCTTCGGCGAGCACGGCCAGTACATGGATCACGGCATCGCCAACGAGGCGGTGCACAACATCCCCATGATCGTGCGCTGGCCGGGGGTGACGGCCGAGCCCCGCCGCTGCGACCGCCTGATCTACGGCATGGACCTCGCGCCGACGTTGTGCGAGCTTCTCGGCCTGCCGGTGCCCTCGCGGTGGGACGGCCGCTCCTTCGCCGCCGCAGTGCGGGGTGAGCCGTTCGACGGCTGGCCGTACCAGGTCTGGGACCACGGCATCTACACNNNNNNNNNNNNNNNNNNNNNNNNNNNNNNNNNNNNNNNNNNNNNNNNNNNNNNNNNNNNNNNNNNNNNNNNNNNNNNNNNNNNNNNNNNNNNNNNNNNNCCTCTTCGAGAGCACCGAGGACGTCGGCGATGAATACGACTACTCGTACTCGCTAAACAGCGAAACCTTCACGACGGCCAGCGCTGCGGCCCGCATCGCGTTGATTGAGGCCGGGCCGGTGCGCGCCACCTTCCGCATCGAACTCGACTTTGTGCTTCCTGTCGGTGTAGAGACAGATCGCATGCGCCGCAGCGCCGAGCGGGTCGCCTGCCCGATTACGACATATGTCACGCTGGACGCGGGCTCGCGGCGTGTGGACTTCCGCACGGTGGTTGATAACCGCGCCAAGGATCATCGCCTGCGCGCGCTGTTCCCGACCGAGTTGGAGGCACCGCACTCGGATGCCGAGGCGCAGTTCTGCGTGGTTGACCGTCCGCTCGACGCCGAGTCGCAGCCGGGATGGTCGCAGCAGCCGGTGCCGACGCAGGTGCAGCATTCCTTCGTCGACGCTCATGACGCCGAGGTCGGCCTCACCGTTATCAATCAAGGCCTGCCGGAGTACGAGGTGCGTCGCGATGCCGAGGGCGCGACGATCTGCCTCACGCTGCTGCGCAGCGTGGGCTGGCTGTCGCGCGCCGATTACCCAACGCGGCCGTACAACGCAGGGCCGGAAGTGCCGGCGCCCGAGGCCCAGTGTCAGGGCGTGCATGAGTTCCGCTACGCGGCGCTGCCGCACGGCGGAACCTGGATGAGCGCGAGGGCGTGGATGCAGGCCCACAGCCACAATGCGCCGCCGCGCGTTGTTGTCACGACTCAGCACGAAGGTGACCACCCCGGCGAATTCGGCTTCTTCGCCATAGATAACCCGGATATCGCGCTCAGCGCGGTGAAGAAATCGGAGCGCGAGGATGCCCTCATCGTTCGCGTCTATAACACGACGAGCGATCCCGTCAAGGGCAAGCTGACACTCGGGCATCCGATGAGAAGCTGGCGCCCGGTGAATTTCAACGAGGAGCCGCTTCAGGGACGCAGCCGGCGGCGCTCCGCAGCGAGCGGGGTCCGGCTCTCGCTGCGCCCGTTCGAGGTCGCTACCGTGGCTCTTTATCCCTGATCCCGCGCGGCGCGCAGACCAGGTGCTCGATGTCCTCATTGCCCGCAAGGCTCAAGGCGCTCATATTCGATTTCGACGGCACGCTGGCAACCGGACGGTATGACTTCCAGGGCATACGCGAAGGCGTCTATGCGTTGGCCGGTGAATATAGTGTCGCCGCACCGGAGCTGGAGAGTCTGTATATTCTGGAGGCGGTCGAGCGAGCAGCAGAAATCATCGCGGCCGGACAGGGGGACGCACGATCCTTCCGTGACCGCGCAGCGCGCATCATCCTCGACGGTGAGCTGCGCGGAGCGCGCGACTCCCACCTGGTGCCGGGCGCGGCGGAGGCGATGAAGCGGTTGCGCGACGAGGGGTACCGGCTTGCGGTCGTGACGCGCAACTCCCGGACCGCTGTCGAGACTATTCCGGGCGCGACCTCGCTCGCCTGCGACGCGTTCCTGACGCGCGAGTCGGTGAGCCGCGTCAAGCCCGATCCCGAGCATGTCCGGGCGGCGCTCATCGCCGTCGGATGCGAAGCCGCGGAAGCTGCGATGGTGGGAGATCATCCGATGGACATCGCCGTCGGCAAGGCGGCAGGGACCGCGACCGTCGGCGTCCTCACCGGCGGCGGTACGCGAGAGACGCTTGGCGCAGCAGGCGCCGACGTGATCGTCGAATCCGTCGTGGATCTCGTCGCAATGCTGGTCGGCGCCGGGTGCGATACGTGAGACCTACTGATGGCATATCATGAATGGCTGGCCGCGCTGCTCGTCGCGTGCTCCCTGCACCGCACCGGAGCGCTGCCGAAGACGGTAACTTTCGACGAGGTCGCGCCGCACCTACTGCAGCGCGCGCCGATCCGCATCGGCGTCGCTCAATACGCGAAAGCGGTGAAGGCTTTGCCCACCGGGCGCGGCGTCGTCGTATTCGAGAAAGACGGAGAGCGTTCGTCGCTGCCGCTTCCCGCGGGGCGGCCGATCCTCGCGCGGCCGGACGGCGACCGCATCGTCATTGAGTCGCCGCAGGGAGAAGTGCGCTGCAGTAAAGCCACCGTGCGCGCTCCCGGCAAGTGCGTGCGCGTGTACTCGTGGGGCGCGCAAACGCGCAGCGGGGTGTACGGAGGCGAGGTTGAGATCGCGCTCGATCCTCACGGCTCGCTTTCAGCGATAAACGTCCTGCCATTGGAGAGCTACCTCGTTGGCGTCGTCGCCGCCGAAGTGCCCGTGTACTTCCATTCCGAGGCACTCAAGGCGCAAGCCATCATCGCGCGCACCTATGCGCTGTTCAACCTCGGCAAGCACGAGCGGCAGGGGTTCGACCTGTGCGACGGCGTGCACTGCCAGCAGTACCGCGGGCATGTCAACATCACGCGCGTGCGCGCCGCGGTTACGGAGACGAAGGGCTGCGTGCTGACGTACAACGGCTGCCTCGCCGAGACCGTGTACCACGCCGTGTGCGGCGGCTTCGTGGACGACCCGTATCGCGTATGGGACGGGTACTTGATGCCCTATCTACGGGCGACGGCGGACGCGCCGCGCGGTGCGAAGTCCATCTCGTCGGCAGAGCCGACCGAGCCGCAGGTGGTGCAGTTCCTGGCGGAGCAGTCGTCGTACTACTGCGCGCGGTCGCCGCGCTACCGGTGGCGGCGCACGTACGCTGCGGCCGAGATGCAGCGGCTGCTCGACGCGAACTTGCGAGTGCTCACCGGTGACGAAGAGCCACCCGGACGCCTGATTGAGATGAAGACCGATGGACGATCACCGGGCGGACGCGTGCAGACGCTCCACATTACCACCGACCGCGGCGAGTACGACGTCAAGCGCAATGACATTCGCTGGATCTTCGGCGATGGCAAGCCTGGCCCGAACGGCCTGCCGAGCACCCTGCTCTGCCTGCACACGAAGCGCGACGACACCGGGCNNNNNNNNNNNNNNNNNNNNNNNNNNNNNNNNNNNNNNNNNNNNNNNNNNNNNNNNNNNNNNNNNNNNNNNNNNNNNNNNNNNNNNNNNNNNNNNNNNNNCATCGAGCCCGAGCCGCAGCTGTTGGGCGAACTGGTGGCTCGGCTCTACGAGCCGGTCAGCGCATGCAGTCGCCCGCTGCCCGCTGCTCGCGAGCTGCTGCGGGAGCTGAAGCGCGCCGGACTGCGCCTCGCCCTCATCTCGAACACACCGTGGGACGTTCCCGGGCACCTCGTGCAGCGCGACCTCGCGCGCTTCGGCCTCGACGAGTACTTAGACACGCGCGTGTTCTCCGACCGCGGGCATCGCAAGCCGCACCCCGAGTTGTTCCGCCGCGCGTTGGCGGCGCTCGGCACGTCGCCCGCCGACACGATCATGGTCGGCGACTCGCTGCCGGAGGATGTCGCGGGCGCGAAGACCGCGGGCATGCGCACGCTGTGGGTCGGGGCGGAACGTGAACTCGCGGTGCGAGACGGGTCTGACGTCACTCCGGACTACGTCGCGGAAGACCTGCCCGCGGCGGGCCGCATACTTCTCGGCCTTGTTGCGAAGTCCTAGGCGCGCGCCTGCGCGGCGCGTCGGTCAGACCTCGCCGCACTCCATGCCGAATGCCGCCGCGACCGCCGGATACGTGACCTTGCCGCCGCGCAAGTTGACGCCCCGTCGCAGGGCCTCGTTCCGCCGCAGCGCCTCGTCCAGCCCGTAATCCGCGAGGTCGAGAACATACGGCAGCGTGGCGTTGGTCAGGGCATGGGTTGCGGTGCGCGCCACCGCGGCGGGAATGTTGGGCACCGCGTAGTGAATCACGTCGTGGACGACGTACGTCGGGTCCGAGTGGCTCGTCGCCCGCGTCGTCTCGACGCAGCCCCCCTGATCCACGGAGACGTCAACGATGACCGAGCCGCGCTTCATCGCGCGCACCATATCCTCGGTCACCAGCCTGGGCGCACGCGCCCCGGGCAGGAGGACCGCGCCGACCAGCAGGTCGGCATAGCCGGCCGCCCGCGCGATGCTCAGCGGATTCGAGTACACGGTGATGACGTTGCCGTGCATGATGTCGTCGAGATAGCGCAGGCGCTCGTGGTCAATATCGAGGATGGTGACGTGCGCGCCGAGGCCGGTCGCGACCTTGGCCGCGTTGATGCCGACGACCCCGCAGCCGATGATGACGACCTCCGCCGGCGGCACCCCGGGGACGCCGCCGACGAGGATGCCGCGGCCCCCGAAGTCGGTCTCCAGGTAACGGGCGCCGATGTGCACCGCCATCTTCCCTGCCACTTCGCTCATCGGTATCAGCAAAGGCAGGGCGCCGGAGTCGGTCTGCACTGTTTCGTAGCCGACGGCGGTCACGCCGGAATCGAGCAGCGCACGCGTGAGGCTTTCCGACGACGCCAGATGGAGATAAGTGAACAGTACGAAGTCGGGGCGCAGCAGCGAATATTCCTCGGGCAGCGGCTCTTTGACCTTGAGCAGCAACTGTGCGCGGGCATAGGTCTCCCCGGCATCGGCGCCGATGCTCGCGCCGGCGGCTCGGTACTCATCGTCGCCGTAACCGCTGCCAGCGCCCGCGCCGCTCTCCACGAGCACCTCGTGCCCGTGGTCGTCCAGCGCGCTGACACCCGCCGGGGTGATCGCGACCCGGTTCTCGCCGTCCTTGATCTCTCGCGGGACACCGACAATCATGGCACGCCTCCGCGCGATGGTTCGGCGGCACCGACCACTTTCCTGCGTGCGAAGGTGCAGGAGGGGTGACAGCGGCGGTCGAAACTGGCCCCCACGGAGCGGGAGGGCTTCGCGTCATGTCAGGCCTCCAACAAGAGCTGATCAGCCGCCTGTCGGAGGCGGGTCAACTCGAATACCACGCGATCGTTCACTACAGTCGCTTCGCGCAGGAAATCGAGGATCCCGACCTCGCGCAGGAACTGCGCAATATCGGGCAGATGGAGGTGCGCCACTCGCACCAGCTCATGGGCATTATCATCGACCTCGGTGGGCTCCCCGAATGGGAGCTGCCTCCGCTGCCGTGGGCTGCCGGCCCGGAGGACGTCATCAGGTCGTCACTGGAAGGAGAGCGGCGCGCCATCGCCTCCTACGACCAGTGTCTGGCGATCGCACAAGACTCCGACCTGCGCCACAGCGTGGAACAGATCAAGCGAGACGAGCTGTACCATATCGAGCGCTTGGAACACCTGCTGGCGGGGCTGACGGAGGGACGCGCGGAAGGCGAGTAGGCGACGCCCCTCGCGCCGGAGGTGCGGCAAGGAACCGCGGAGATGCGCTGATGTGTGAGTTCTGCGTTAAGCATGGCGAGGGCAAGAAGTGGTACCTGCAAGCCCGCAACTACGGGCTCGACTTGGCGTCGGACCTGCGTCGGCGCCGATTCATCGGCGAGTTCTTCAACAGCTTTGACCGCAAATGGGGCGCGCAGCTGGAGCGCATGCGCCGGCTCGATCGCGCCCCGCGGGTCGTTCAGTCGCTGCGGCGAGGATGGATGACGCGCCGCATGAAGCGGCAGCACTTCGGGCAGGTGCTGCCGCTGGAGGACGTGCGCCAGGTGATGGAGATCGCCGGCTCCGTCGTGTGCACCCCATGCGCATGTCGCGGGTTGACGCGCGGCGACAAAGATGCGCGCTTCTGCTTCGGCGTCAGCATCAGTCCGAAGGCCGCGATCGCTTTCAGCGAGGTGGACGAGAGCTTCGCCGCGGGCCCTGAGACCCAGATGACCGAGCGCCTCGAACCCGCGCAGGCGCTCGACATGATGGCCGACTTCGAGAAGCGCGGCCTGGTGCATTCGGTGTGGACCTTCGTCACCCCGTTTATCGCCGGCATCTGCAATTGCGACCGCAGCGACTGCCTGGCCATGATCGCCGCGGTCGGCCACGACACCAGGTTCATGTTCAAGGCGGAGTACGTGGCGCAGGTGGATTGGGACCAGTGCGAGGGGTGCCGCGCGTGCATGCGGCAGTGCCAGTTCGGCGCGATCGGCTACAGCGCCGCCGCAAGCAAGTGCGTGATAGACCAGCAGCAATGCTGGGGCTGCGGGGTATGTCGCGCGGCCTGTGCCCGTGACGGCATATCGCTCATCCCGCGCAGCGATGTGCCGGCCCTGGGCTGGTGAGTCTGAGCAAATGAGCCGGGACGGCCGGCGCGGCCGCCGTCGCGCGGCTGTCGGCGGACGGCGCCGCCCGGTGACGGTGCGGACCGCCTGCGCCCCGGCGGCAGCGCAAGAGAACGGGTCCGACATTCGCCGCCGTTGAATCCACTCGATGAAGATTCTTGACCGCTACGTCGCGAGAGAACTCCTGGCGCCATTCGTCGTGGGTCTCGTTGGCTTCGAGCTGCTCATGCTCGGCAACGTGCTCTACCTCCATTGGCGCTTGATCCGCGACGCCGGCGCCGGTTGGCATATCGTCGCCAGGCTGCTGGTTTTGCGCGCGCCGGAAGTGGCGGTTTACGGCATCCCGTTCTCGATGCTGCTCGCGGCGTCGTGGGCGGTGACGAGACTCGCGCGAGACAGCGAGTTCACGGCCCTGCGCGCCGGCGGCGCGAGCGTGCGGCGCATACTCGTGCCCATCATCGCCACCGCAACGCTGGTGAGCGGCCTCGCGTACCTCAATGCCGAGCACGCCGTCCCGTGGGCGACCCACGCGGCTGAGAATATCGTGCGCCGCATGGTGCTCCGCCAACCGGCGCCCTTTTTCCGCCAGGACGTCTTCTTCCGCGTGCCGCCCAACTACTACGTGTACATCCATCGCCTGGAGCCCAAGACGAAGCGCTTCCACGATATCCTGGTCTACGAACTCACCGGGAGCGGTTATCCTCTGCTGACTGCGGCGCGGAGTGGAGACTGGCAGGGCGAGATCCTGTACCTCCACGACGGCGTCCGCCACAAGCTCCGCGCCGACGGCTCGTGGGAATACGAGGCGCGCTTCGGCCGCGCGACCATCAACCTGCATCAGGCGATGGCGGACTTCTGGACCGAGCAGAAGACCCCGCGCGAGATGACCGCCGAGGAACTCAGCCGCTACATCGGCGTGTTCGCGCAGAGCGGCGTGGATGTGCGGGGCCTGGAGCTGGAGTACCATTTCAAGTTCGCGCT
Proteins encoded in this region:
- a CDS encoding HAD family hydrolase is translated as IEPEPQLLGELVARLYEPVSACSRPLPAARELLRELKRAGLRLALISNTPWDVPGHLVQRDLARFGLDEYLDTRVFSDRGHRKPHPELFRRALAALGTSPADTIMVGDSLPEDVAGAKTAGMRTLWVGAERELAVRDGSDVTPDYVAEDLPAAGRILLGLVAKS
- a CDS encoding sulfatase, which produces MRVLYIDLDCCRPDHLSCNGYPRSTSPNLDRIAQQGVSFTRCYCANSPCVPSRASLFFGRHGFNTGVVAHHGPGELYRHHDIYRCHWRDMERPMLPMQLWQRGMKTVSFSCFHDRHNAWWFTAGWEQLHTFTRKRGQERADEVNAAFLPWLRAHGRDDNWFVHLHYWDIHSSYRLPGDWPEKFRGQPAPAWPDQDTIDAHQSFYGPRSAVDLYTGYEGGPGKGLSRPVPYMPDAIRTRDDFALLVDGYDAAIAYADDHVGQVLDLLDELGILDDTAIVVSGDHGDSFGEHGQYMDHGIANEAVHNIPMIVRWPGVTAEPRRCDRLIYGMDLAPTLCELLGLPVPSRWDGRSFAAAVRGEPFDGWPYQVWDHGIYT
- a CDS encoding ferritin-like domain-containing protein; this encodes MSGLQQELISRLSEAGQLEYHAIVHYSRFAQEIEDPDLAQELRNIGQMEVRHSHQLMGIIIDLGGLPEWELPPLPWAAGPEDVIRSSLEGERRAIASYDQCLAIAQDSDLRHSVEQIKRDELYHIERLEHLLAGLTEGRAEGE
- the ald gene encoding alanine dehydrogenase, with the translated sequence MIVGVPREIKDGENRVAITPAGVSALDDHGHEVLVESGAGAGSGYGDDEYRAAGASIGADAGETYARAQLLLKVKEPLPEEYSLLRPDFVLFTYLHLASSESLTRALLDSGVTAVGYETVQTDSGALPLLIPMSEVAGKMAVHIGARYLETDFGGRGILVGGVPGVPPAEVVIIGCGVVGINAAKVATGLGAHVTILDIDHERLRYLDDIMHGNVITVYSNPLSIARAAGYADLLVGAVLLPGARAPRLVTEDMVRAMKRGSVIVDVSVDQGGCVETTRATSHSDPTYVVHDVIHYAVPNIPAAVARTATHALTNATLPYVLDLADYGLDEALRRNEALRRGVNLRGGKVTYPAVAAAFGMECGEV
- a CDS encoding glycoside hydrolase family 127 protein — its product is MANNIAALEVTDARSWAFTAQGEYEGRADRRALFIITHPWAAAGAGDFGMIEREAMIPADWKPPYRVRFYCADDYVNDEWRPKADDWLGGEGFGGHRFKQVLVNGQVVWESDVADAEGPQVQTRFEVDLTPYCQPGEPFRLALRVLDKVGTATKLPQDFHHIGSTEAHVEKADDPARFMTHVYWGDLALLRGRVSAEALARFERRPSEDVVERVHAERRPLRPFGTARRGPAKLTLEMADAIPPTGFPVTCGVPLPAGRVTELDHIALRDPAGRLVPLQAARLNRWADGSVRWALLDFIAPAGAAAEPWRVHFGSKAGSAPTPAQVVRVRRSAGRVRIDTGLVAIAMSGERGRLMDSIAFAGSRRRVAGPLTGEIVARREGGDVRYVPEVAGVAVKARGPVRATVEATGRFVARDDADDALGRFVFRLHAYAGQPFARVFLRIFNDTDETLRITRFGLTLETRGEGAVWSGDCEPLAPGDEVAITQETADRFTVTQGAQEVGGGEHSQGWAAAAGDEAVVVVAVRRFWQLFPKSLRAAGGRTSVDLFAGGAEGGCYEPVPGEAKRHDVLLAFLPPDAARADAAGIVNAFARPPRLSSSEWFCSSGGLGHAAPHSASEFAELHAYQQQTYGEVGPTVLNGALGMRDFPDATGYTGNPEAWRNNYYDIMQGTLSEYLIGGDARWFDRGEDQCLHCMDVDTCHGRADHPEWLGVLYAPGANHTSSWWSAMLRAEGMDTYYRLSGDPDALAAFLGVADFIVRENAGIGSRSVRDHAGALITLTRAHDETGDAKYLAAARRLARDALSRIDARRGCYSEVHGNYNYRGNVPWMCAQLMEPLYLYYRQSGDVAAAKAVVGLAESIMEDNTGSEGPGDYLGYSHNPHYGKHSGYNVLIAPAVGYAWELTGDEAFAASMRDAYERTIAEKSVNWIANCYWNTPTLLYYLDRLRHGSAIP
- a CDS encoding epoxyqueuosine reductase codes for the protein MAQASEVIELAAAIKQLAGQHGAALVGIAPVERFDPLPPLHDAAPGGSDPRDFLPEARSVISIAQPILNPVMDAPAVLADRELAMIPPHAKRPYLEALYGRVGHFVHDVMLESIGQVVGQYLLSQGYDAMIFPTTGLHPRVEGLTEQEIWEGPSREWADKYSPLRHTSGPFSHRHAATRAGLGEFGYNNLVLTREFGPRQRFNSIVTDAELTPDPLIAEPICLRDRCRLCLDACIMACITMRDDPAVVDYRSVEKDDRARIFIDTPARTDAPLCQSRRRDRADAPIRGDCVRICPIPRPPKHLPARLREIVERSNFNSA
- a CDS encoding SpoIID/LytB domain-containing protein translates to MAYHEWLAALLVACSLHRTGALPKTVTFDEVAPHLLQRAPIRIGVAQYAKAVKALPTGRGVVVFEKDGERSSLPLPAGRPILARPDGDRIVIESPQGEVRCSKATVRAPGKCVRVYSWGAQTRSGVYGGEVEIALDPHGSLSAINVLPLESYLVGVVAAEVPVYFHSEALKAQAIIARTYALFNLGKHERQGFDLCDGVHCQQYRGHVNITRVRAAVTETKGCVLTYNGCLAETVYHAVCGGFVDDPYRVWDGYLMPYLRATADAPRGAKSISSAEPTEPQVVQFLAEQSSYYCARSPRYRWRRTYAAAEMQRLLDANLRVLTGDEEPPGRLIEMKTDGRSPGGRVQTLHITTDRGEYDVKRNDIRWIFGDGKPGPNGLPSTLLCLHTKRDDTG
- a CDS encoding HAD family hydrolase: MPARLKALIFDFDGTLATGRYDFQGIREGVYALAGEYSVAAPELESLYILEAVERAAEIIAAGQGDARSFRDRAARIILDGELRGARDSHLVPGAAEAMKRLRDEGYRLAVVTRNSRTAVETIPGATSLACDAFLTRESVSRVKPDPEHVRAALIAVGCEAAEAAMVGDHPMDIAVGKAAGTATVGVLTGGGTRETLGAAGADVIVESVVDLVAMLVGAGCDT